The following are from one region of the Halogeometricum sp. S3BR5-2 genome:
- a CDS encoding glycerol dehydrogenase, whose amino-acid sequence MPQVFESPEAYVQGRGVADDIGAHVKSLGTACLLLADEVVLDLVGERVVESLEAAGVEADTLEFNGESSDAEIRRVADVVEERGTDVVVGAGGGKVLDTAKAVREEAGGAMVSMPTVASTDSPTSALSVIYSEHGEFEEYRFFDRHPDLVLLDTAVVAEAPTRFFRSGIADGLATWFEADATYRSGGQNVVGGTPTRAGHRLAKLCYETLRDHGRSAVDAVEAGAVTESVAAVAEANTLLSGLGFESGGLAAAHSVHNGLTQLEATHDATHGEKVNVGTVTQLVLEGRPDDFVEDYVGFSLALGLPVTLADIGLDDPTTAQLETVAEAACDPEETIHNEPFEVTPAMVRDALRTADGIGRRVGER is encoded by the coding sequence ATGCCCCAGGTGTTCGAGTCACCGGAAGCGTACGTACAGGGACGAGGCGTAGCCGACGACATCGGAGCGCACGTGAAGTCGCTCGGGACGGCGTGTCTCCTCTTGGCCGACGAGGTCGTACTCGACCTCGTCGGAGAGCGGGTCGTCGAGAGTCTCGAAGCCGCGGGCGTCGAGGCCGACACGCTCGAGTTCAACGGGGAGAGCTCCGACGCGGAGATACGGCGCGTCGCGGACGTCGTCGAGGAACGCGGGACCGACGTCGTCGTCGGCGCCGGCGGTGGCAAGGTGCTCGACACGGCGAAGGCGGTCCGTGAGGAGGCGGGCGGGGCGATGGTCTCCATGCCGACCGTCGCCTCGACCGACTCGCCGACCAGCGCGCTGTCGGTCATCTACAGCGAGCACGGGGAGTTCGAGGAGTACCGGTTCTTCGACCGCCACCCCGACCTCGTCCTCTTGGACACCGCCGTCGTCGCCGAGGCCCCGACCCGGTTCTTCCGCTCCGGCATCGCGGACGGACTCGCCACGTGGTTCGAGGCCGACGCGACGTACCGGTCGGGCGGGCAGAACGTCGTGGGCGGGACGCCGACGCGGGCCGGGCACCGACTCGCGAAACTCTGCTACGAGACGCTCCGCGACCACGGTCGCTCCGCCGTGGACGCCGTCGAAGCGGGCGCCGTCACGGAGAGCGTCGCGGCCGTCGCGGAGGCGAACACGCTGCTCAGCGGCCTCGGCTTCGAGAGCGGCGGCTTGGCCGCGGCGCACTCGGTGCACAACGGACTGACGCAACTCGAGGCGACGCACGACGCGACCCACGGCGAGAAGGTGAACGTCGGAACCGTCACGCAACTCGTGCTCGAAGGTCGCCCGGACGACTTCGTCGAGGACTACGTCGGGTTCTCGCTGGCGCTCGGCCTCCCGGTGACGCTCGCGGATATCGGCCTCGACGACCCGACGACGGCGCAGTTGGAGACGGTCGCCGAGGCGGCGTGCGACCCCGAGGAGACCATCCACAACGAGCCGTTCGAGGTGACGCCGGCGATGGTCCGGGACGCGCTTCGGACCGCCGACGGCATCGGTCGGCGGGTGGGCGAGCGGTAG
- a CDS encoding metallophosphoesterase encodes MTDAYYLISDLHVGGDEQLEHVDFLDELLSFLRTLETTDEDAELIINGDAFGLWEFTAVDGLDKFDALVDRYPELFEQFRATGSRIPITLIPGNHDYELAAYPEYVDRLAEFNVTLRQEISITRPVGDHVVYIEHGMQRDPNNRIPDFGNPYANPPGYYVNRQITSRAGRLSARGKFNWLKDIQAVTPMTQIPAWILSNYFYREMSPWLRYVSAPFLLLFNVGFLYVLAFALDAAGLWSLPMAFVERVLGLFGPVGALVDLLLTANLVITLLLLLVAIPLYAFVRDARKTLRRFGIDRPDERDPPVDVYLAGAREVFAADPSVAVFVYGHTHRPSVTEVEDRVVINTGTWLKRLRRIDPAFGVLPPVFYSWYQLNYFRLSAAENGGVVVDYELVEKAPPNDETWFQRLLTRTPRREDGIPPRTVVRPAREPEADVSMDTDSTNE; translated from the coding sequence ATGACCGACGCGTACTACCTGATCAGCGACCTCCACGTCGGCGGCGACGAGCAACTGGAGCACGTCGATTTCTTGGACGAACTGCTGTCGTTCCTCCGGACGCTCGAGACGACAGACGAGGACGCCGAACTGATAATCAACGGCGACGCGTTCGGCCTGTGGGAGTTCACCGCGGTCGACGGACTGGACAAGTTCGACGCCCTCGTCGACCGGTATCCGGAGCTGTTCGAGCAGTTCAGAGCCACGGGCAGTCGGATTCCCATCACGCTCATTCCCGGAAACCACGACTACGAACTCGCCGCCTACCCCGAGTACGTCGACCGCTTGGCCGAGTTCAACGTCACGCTGCGACAGGAGATATCGATCACGCGACCCGTCGGGGACCACGTCGTCTACATCGAACACGGGATGCAACGGGACCCGAACAACCGGATTCCGGACTTCGGAAACCCGTACGCGAACCCACCCGGCTACTACGTCAACAGACAGATTACGAGCCGCGCCGGTCGCCTCTCCGCGCGCGGGAAGTTCAACTGGCTCAAAGACATCCAAGCGGTGACGCCGATGACGCAGATTCCCGCGTGGATTCTGTCCAACTACTTCTACAGGGAAATGAGCCCCTGGCTCAGGTACGTCTCCGCGCCGTTTCTCCTGCTGTTCAACGTCGGCTTCCTCTACGTCCTCGCGTTCGCGCTCGACGCGGCCGGTCTCTGGTCGCTCCCGATGGCGTTCGTCGAGCGGGTGCTCGGACTGTTCGGTCCGGTCGGCGCGCTGGTCGACCTGCTGTTGACCGCGAACCTCGTTATCACGCTGTTGTTGCTGCTCGTCGCGATTCCGCTGTACGCCTTCGTCAGGGACGCTCGAAAGACGCTCAGACGGTTCGGTATCGACCGACCGGACGAGCGAGACCCGCCGGTGGACGTCTACCTCGCGGGAGCGAGAGAGGTGTTCGCGGCCGACCCGTCGGTCGCCGTGTTCGTCTACGGTCACACGCACCGGCCCTCGGTCACGGAAGTGGAGGACAGAGTCGTCATCAACACCGGGACATGGCTGAAGCGACTACGGCGTATCGACCCGGCGTTCGGCGTCCTCCCGCCCGTGTTTTACTCCTGGTACCAACTCAACTATTTCCGCCTGTCGGCGGCGGAGAACGGGGGTGTCGTCGTCGACTACGAACTCGTCGAGAAGGCGCCGCCGAACGACGAGACGTGGTTCCAGCGCCTCCTCACCCGGACGCCGAGGCGAGAAGACGGTATCCCGCCGCGCACTGTCGTTCGGCCCGCACGCGAACCGGAAGCGGACGTCTCGATGGACACCGACTCGACGAACGAGTGA
- a CDS encoding amino acid-binding protein codes for MSEAESAVKSYTLRLELVDEPGELLRSLRPIAEKGGNLLSIFHERGNVTPRGYIPVVVDIEATPDRFEKIVEALSQTKVNVIQAGTERYSKELTILLSGHLIDTDFSNTLSRIQETRSATVTDISISAPQGSTETSSARVRMATQAGSKEEVLAAVRAVADEKDLHLIEPLAVGG; via the coding sequence ATGAGTGAGGCGGAGAGTGCCGTCAAGTCGTACACGCTCCGCCTCGAACTCGTCGACGAACCCGGGGAACTGCTCCGCTCGCTCCGGCCCATCGCGGAGAAGGGCGGGAATCTCCTCTCTATCTTCCACGAGCGCGGGAACGTCACCCCTCGGGGTTACATCCCCGTCGTCGTCGACATCGAGGCCACCCCGGACCGATTCGAGAAGATAGTCGAGGCGCTCAGTCAGACGAAGGTCAACGTCATCCAGGCCGGCACCGAGCGGTACAGCAAGGAACTGACCATTCTCCTCTCGGGGCACCTCATCGACACCGACTTCTCGAACACGCTGTCTCGCATTCAGGAGACCCGGAGCGCGACGGTGACCGACATCTCCATCTCCGCGCCCCAAGGCTCCACCGAGACGTCCAGCGCCCGCGTCCGGATGGCGACGCAGGCGGGGTCGAAAGAGGAGGTCCTAGCGGCCGTCAGAGCGGTCGCCGACGAGAAGGACCTCCACCTCATCGAACCGCTCGCCGTCGGCGGCTGA
- a CDS encoding ion transporter yields MAQTSREQVWAVVEPNPEDRRGERFGWVVFAVASMNVVAVVLSTVEPLYERYSVYFTALLVASMVLFTALYVVRLWAAGAASGGLDRRGRFAFVRNPIAVVDFFVLATFWTGLLFGIPLLESGLFRVLWLVRVLNLSWFRRSRRRFKRVLDAQRSDLAVAFSGAGMLVLVSSTLMYSVEGSVQPEAFSSIPKTLWWGIVTLTTVGYGDVVPVTPLGRLLGAATMLGGVAFFALPSSILAAGFFAEQARKETRAEEAPRVGRCPHCGESFGGEDTGSPRR; encoded by the coding sequence ATGGCGCAGACGTCCCGAGAGCAGGTGTGGGCGGTGGTGGAACCGAATCCGGAGGACCGGCGGGGGGAGCGATTCGGCTGGGTCGTGTTCGCCGTCGCGTCGATGAACGTGGTCGCCGTCGTTCTCTCGACGGTCGAGCCGCTCTACGAACGGTATTCGGTCTACTTCACGGCCTTGCTCGTCGCGTCGATGGTGCTGTTCACCGCTCTGTACGTCGTTCGGCTCTGGGCCGCGGGCGCCGCTTCCGGCGGCCTCGACCGGCGCGGTCGGTTCGCGTTCGTCCGCAACCCGATCGCCGTCGTCGACTTCTTCGTTCTCGCGACGTTCTGGACCGGCCTTCTCTTCGGGATACCGCTGCTCGAGTCGGGGCTGTTTCGCGTCCTCTGGTTGGTCCGCGTGCTCAACCTCTCGTGGTTCAGACGCTCCCGACGCCGGTTCAAGCGGGTACTCGACGCGCAGCGTTCGGACCTCGCCGTCGCGTTCAGCGGGGCCGGGATGCTGGTCCTCGTCTCCTCGACGCTCATGTACTCCGTCGAAGGGAGCGTCCAGCCGGAGGCGTTCTCGTCGATTCCGAAGACGCTGTGGTGGGGAATCGTGACGCTCACCACCGTGGGCTACGGTGACGTCGTCCCCGTCACGCCGCTCGGACGGCTTCTCGGCGCCGCGACGATGCTGGGCGGTGTCGCTTTCTTCGCGCTCCCGTCGAGTATCTTGGCGGCGGGATTCTTCGCGGAGCAGGCGCGGAAGGAGACCCGGGCCGAAGAGGCACCGAGGGTCGGGCGGTGCCCCCACTGCGGCGAATCGTTCGGCGGCGAGGACACCGGTTCTCCGCGTCGCTGA
- a CDS encoding IclR family transcriptional regulator has protein sequence MTSETGTKRIEASERTLEILDFLAGRERTTATAVAERLGIAKSTTHYHLKTLEDAEFVVRERDGYRVSLNLLTMGHDVVAQMSTYQAGKAKVDELARETGELCILMVEEHGYGYYIYDNRGEDAVNFDTAGNRKRLHDNALGKAFLSQVSAERVDEIVARHGLPATTGQTVTDRERLDAELETARTEGVAFDYEEQLNGLCCVAAPIREAQSDDVSVRGAISVAVPASRAQDEYFEEELPRAVSDAANIIELEIQDY, from the coding sequence ATGACAAGCGAAACGGGGACGAAGCGCATCGAAGCCTCCGAACGGACGCTGGAGATTCTCGACTTTCTCGCCGGGCGGGAGCGAACGACGGCGACGGCGGTGGCCGAGCGACTGGGCATCGCCAAGAGTACCACGCACTACCATCTGAAGACGCTGGAAGACGCCGAGTTCGTCGTCCGCGAACGCGACGGTTACAGGGTGAGTCTGAACTTGTTGACCATGGGTCACGACGTCGTCGCACAGATGAGCACGTATCAGGCCGGGAAAGCGAAGGTGGACGAACTCGCCCGCGAGACGGGCGAACTCTGCATCCTGATGGTCGAAGAGCACGGCTACGGCTACTACATCTACGACAACCGAGGCGAGGACGCCGTCAACTTCGACACCGCGGGGAACCGGAAACGACTGCACGACAACGCCCTGGGGAAGGCGTTCCTCTCGCAGGTGTCCGCCGAACGCGTCGACGAAATCGTCGCGCGACACGGACTGCCGGCCACGACGGGACAGACCGTCACCGACCGGGAGCGACTGGATGCCGAACTGGAGACGGCGCGCACCGAGGGCGTCGCCTTCGACTACGAGGAGCAACTGAACGGCCTCTGCTGCGTCGCCGCCCCCATCCGGGAGGCCCAGTCGGACGACGTGTCGGTCCGGGGGGCCATCAGCGTCGCCGTCCCCGCGAGTCGGGCACAGGACGAGTACTTCGAGGAGGAACTCCCGCGGGCGGTGTCGGACGCCGCGAACATCATCGAACTGGAGATACAGGACTACTGA
- a CDS encoding type I 3-dehydroquinate dehydratase produces the protein MDVDECRLVGVTDDLGAAADADALADYVEFRLGSAENPRAQLSNYTEAVPLVLSPRAATREGDALDPDEVASIAAAAPPGTVETVEIEAAHAADRPDVLERLRELGVQLLISSYDEEKTPPRGELKRTIAECRKYGDLVKIVVRVEDEGDALTLLECLNDASKDGVSVAGYGSGAAGRHTRVISAFYGSRLVYAPIRPDECSGEISLKQLGNVLDTITNTNGIECESELADSL, from the coding sequence ATGGACGTTGATGAGTGTCGACTCGTGGGCGTGACCGACGACTTGGGCGCGGCGGCGGACGCCGATGCGCTGGCCGACTACGTCGAGTTCCGACTGGGGAGCGCGGAGAACCCCCGCGCCCAACTGTCGAACTACACCGAAGCCGTTCCGCTCGTGCTCTCCCCGCGCGCGGCCACCAGAGAGGGGGACGCGCTCGACCCCGACGAGGTGGCAAGCATCGCCGCCGCGGCGCCGCCCGGTACCGTCGAGACGGTGGAAATCGAGGCCGCCCACGCGGCCGACCGACCCGACGTGCTCGAACGACTCCGCGAACTCGGGGTCCAACTACTAATATCGAGCTACGACGAGGAGAAGACCCCGCCGCGGGGCGAACTCAAACGGACCATCGCCGAGTGCCGGAAGTACGGTGACCTCGTCAAAATCGTCGTTCGCGTCGAGGACGAGGGCGACGCGCTGACGCTTCTGGAGTGTCTGAACGACGCCTCGAAGGACGGAGTGAGCGTCGCGGGTTACGGGAGCGGAGCGGCCGGGAGACACACTCGCGTCATCAGCGCGTTCTACGGGTCAAGGCTAGTTTACGCCCCGATTCGACCCGACGAATGCTCCGGAGAGATCAGTTTGAAACAGCTCGGAAACGTGCTGGATACGATTACGAATACGAATGGAATCGAATGCGAGAGCGAACTAGCGGATAGTTTATAG
- a CDS encoding amidohydrolase family protein, producing the protein MYQQDGEEIFVIDGHVHLWDAREENIVHQGGEEFIQCFYDYHTGFTPDEREWDLDEYRYYGPERMTEDLFGNAAADMAVFQPTYLTDFYDEGFNTIEQNAELAEEYPERFVLNGTFDPRDGEEGLEYLEQQKEQYDIEGVKVYTAEWRGDSKGWRLDSDEAFEFLEKCADLGIDKIHAHKGPTIRPLNRDAFDVADIDDAASSFPDLEFVVEHVGLPRLDDFCWIAAQEPNVYGGLAVAAPMAQNRPRKFGEIMGELLYWLGEDRIIFGSDYALWNPDWLVETVMNAELTDEQKDEYGIELSTDVMKKIMGENVADLYDIDIEAKKEQFRADDVTEEFGLGDHYGAPDATAD; encoded by the coding sequence ATGTACCAGCAAGACGGAGAGGAGATATTCGTCATCGACGGGCACGTCCACCTCTGGGACGCCCGCGAGGAGAACATCGTACACCAAGGCGGCGAGGAGTTCATCCAGTGCTTCTACGACTACCACACCGGGTTCACCCCCGACGAACGGGAGTGGGACCTCGACGAGTACCGCTATTACGGACCGGAGCGGATGACCGAGGACCTGTTCGGAAACGCGGCGGCCGACATGGCTGTCTTCCAACCCACGTACCTCACCGACTTCTACGACGAGGGGTTCAACACGATAGAGCAGAACGCCGAACTGGCCGAGGAGTACCCCGAACGGTTCGTCCTCAACGGGACGTTCGACCCCCGCGATGGCGAGGAGGGGTTGGAGTACCTCGAACAGCAGAAAGAGCAGTACGACATCGAGGGGGTCAAAGTGTATACCGCCGAGTGGCGCGGCGACTCGAAGGGATGGCGGCTCGACAGCGACGAGGCCTTCGAGTTCTTAGAGAAGTGCGCGGACCTCGGTATCGACAAGATTCACGCGCACAAGGGGCCGACCATCCGGCCGCTGAACCGCGACGCGTTCGACGTCGCGGACATCGACGACGCGGCGAGTTCGTTCCCCGACCTGGAGTTCGTCGTCGAACACGTCGGACTCCCCCGGTTGGACGACTTCTGTTGGATCGCCGCGCAGGAACCGAACGTCTACGGCGGCCTCGCCGTCGCGGCGCCGATGGCGCAGAACCGGCCCCGCAAGTTCGGCGAGATAATGGGCGAACTGCTGTACTGGTTGGGCGAGGACCGCATCATCTTCGGCTCGGACTACGCCCTCTGGAACCCGGATTGGTTGGTCGAGACGGTGATGAACGCCGAACTCACCGACGAGCAGAAAGACGAGTACGGCATCGAACTCTCGACCGACGTGATGAAGAAGATCATGGGCGAGAACGTCGCCGACCTGTACGACATCGACATCGAGGCGAAGAAAGAACAGTTCCGCGCCGACGACGTGACCGAGGAGTTCGGCCTCGGAGACCACTACGGCGCCCCCGACGCCACCGCAGACTGA
- a CDS encoding NAD(P)-dependent alcohol dehydrogenase has protein sequence MLAARLHEYTEDMSEPLSIDEVDRPSVDVSDGVVVEVEGAGWCQTDNHIIEGMWTDYVEQTLPMTLGHENAGTVVDVGEEVHTVEEGDRVICHPVATCGTCRACRLGNDMYCENLSFPGLTTDGGFAEYLRTNERAVIPLPGDVDPADIAPHADAGITAYHAVKKAVDELNPGDTAVVIGVGGLGHIGLQCLNAMSAADIVALDVKEAARDLASELGARHTVDPTSEDVPEAVGEFTDGSGAQQIIDFVGADETTSLGPDIAAAGADHHIVGYGGHVHEPSQTLVDGELAYRGTLVGRYTELQELVALVDRGDVELRTSRYDLSEINSVAERLEHGEIEGRAVIVP, from the coding sequence ATGTTAGCAGCACGTTTGCACGAGTACACCGAGGACATGAGCGAACCACTCTCCATCGACGAGGTGGACCGGCCGTCCGTCGACGTCTCCGACGGCGTCGTCGTCGAAGTGGAGGGGGCGGGGTGGTGTCAGACGGACAACCACATCATCGAGGGGATGTGGACCGACTACGTCGAGCAGACGCTCCCGATGACGCTCGGCCACGAGAACGCCGGCACCGTCGTCGACGTCGGCGAGGAGGTACACACGGTCGAGGAGGGCGACCGGGTCATCTGCCACCCCGTCGCGACGTGCGGGACCTGCCGGGCGTGCCGCCTCGGCAACGACATGTACTGCGAGAACCTCTCGTTCCCCGGTCTCACGACGGACGGCGGCTTCGCGGAGTACCTCCGCACGAACGAACGCGCCGTCATCCCCCTGCCGGGCGACGTCGACCCGGCGGACATCGCGCCGCACGCCGACGCCGGCATCACGGCCTACCACGCGGTGAAGAAGGCGGTCGACGAACTGAACCCGGGCGACACGGCCGTCGTCATCGGCGTCGGCGGCCTCGGACACATCGGGCTGCAGTGTCTGAACGCGATGAGCGCGGCCGACATCGTCGCCCTCGACGTGAAGGAGGCGGCGCGCGACCTCGCCTCGGAACTGGGGGCGAGACACACCGTCGACCCGACGTCGGAGGACGTCCCCGAGGCCGTCGGCGAGTTCACCGACGGCAGCGGCGCCCAGCAGATCATCGACTTCGTCGGCGCCGACGAGACCACGTCGCTCGGCCCCGACATCGCCGCGGCGGGCGCGGACCACCACATCGTCGGCTACGGCGGCCACGTCCACGAACCCTCGCAGACGCTCGTCGACGGCGAACTCGCCTACCGGGGGACGCTCGTCGGGCGCTACACCGAACTGCAGGAACTCGTCGCCCTCGTCGACCGCGGAGACGTCGAACTCCGGACGAGCCGGTACGACCTCTCGGAGATAAACAGCGTCGCGGAGCGCCTCGAACACGGCGAGATAGAGGGCCGCGCGGTCATCGTCCCGTAG
- a CDS encoding zinc-dependent alcohol dehydrogenase gives MRGLAKTERTEGYVELIERGRPTPAADEVLVEVEYAGLCGSDAGIYKFKAPFERMNLPTVIGHEYTGRVVDVGDAVTKFAHGDRVVERPIRPCGDCYQCEIGEENVCQHTELTGIDHDGAYEELIAVPEDVLHSVPDGVPARHAAIVEPTAIATRAVIENSRVSPGDRVLVEGPGPIGLLCAQVAEAQGGDVVVSGVGRDAKYRLPLARELGFEALDVAETDIAAHRERLTDGVGYDVVFDTTGHPSGLTTAADEVRKGGQIVLVGQTGETTMPYSPLVRSEIDLQCSYGATYEDFERGLRLIRAGDVDCETFIDDRFSLLDADGAFEAFLAGETCKPVFDVSEL, from the coding sequence ATGCGTGGACTAGCGAAGACAGAGCGTACTGAAGGGTACGTCGAACTCATCGAGCGAGGGCGCCCGACACCGGCGGCGGACGAGGTTCTCGTCGAGGTGGAGTACGCGGGCCTGTGCGGCAGCGACGCGGGTATCTACAAGTTCAAAGCGCCGTTCGAGCGGATGAACCTCCCGACGGTCATCGGCCACGAGTACACCGGCCGCGTCGTCGACGTCGGCGACGCCGTCACGAAGTTCGCGCACGGCGACCGCGTGGTCGAGCGACCGATCCGGCCGTGCGGCGACTGCTATCAGTGCGAAATCGGTGAGGAGAACGTCTGTCAGCACACCGAGCTTACCGGTATCGACCACGACGGCGCCTACGAGGAACTCATCGCCGTCCCGGAGGACGTCCTCCACTCCGTCCCCGACGGCGTGCCGGCGCGGCACGCCGCGATAGTCGAACCGACGGCCATCGCGACGCGCGCCGTCATCGAGAACTCGCGTGTCAGTCCCGGCGACCGCGTGCTGGTCGAGGGGCCGGGACCGATCGGACTGCTGTGCGCGCAGGTCGCCGAGGCGCAGGGCGGCGACGTGGTCGTCTCCGGCGTCGGACGGGACGCGAAGTATCGGCTTCCGCTCGCCCGCGAACTCGGGTTCGAGGCGCTCGACGTCGCCGAGACAGACATCGCCGCCCACCGCGAGCGACTCACGGACGGCGTCGGGTACGACGTGGTGTTCGACACGACGGGCCACCCATCCGGTCTGACCACCGCCGCGGACGAGGTGCGCAAGGGCGGACAGATCGTGCTCGTGGGTCAGACCGGCGAGACGACGATGCCGTACTCGCCGCTCGTCCGCTCGGAGATCGATCTCCAGTGCAGCTACGGGGCGACTTACGAGGACTTCGAGCGCGGACTGCGGCTCATTCGGGCCGGAGACGTCGACTGCGAGACGTTCATCGACGACCGGTTCTCGCTGCTCGACGCCGACGGGGCGTTCGAGGCGTTCCTGGCCGGCGAAACCTGCAAACCCGTCTTCGACGTCTCGGAGCTGTAG
- a CDS encoding iron-sulfur cluster assembly protein encodes MSSSTHSDDGPSVSDVRDRLDRVTDPELDESIVELGYLDDITLRGSTVDVTFSLPTAWCSPAFAWMMASDARDEVESLPSVETATVTLRDHMHESEITEGVNARASFGSTFPDADGDVAGIRASLDDKARVGRQFEAMNALLDAGLDERQIVALRREDLSLDDGAVFVRDGSVGVSVEREPLAEYVEKVEATGLVETGEDVLFRTPDGDPISPDRFDLVHKRSRLANVNMTGQGNICDALNEARFDPDRPETYGPHAEES; translated from the coding sequence ATGTCGAGCAGCACCCACAGCGACGACGGCCCGTCCGTCTCGGACGTGCGCGACCGACTGGACCGCGTCACCGACCCGGAACTCGACGAGTCCATCGTCGAACTCGGCTACCTCGACGACATCACCCTCCGGGGGTCGACCGTCGACGTGACGTTCTCGCTCCCGACGGCGTGGTGTTCGCCCGCGTTCGCGTGGATGATGGCGTCGGACGCCCGCGACGAGGTGGAGTCGCTCCCGTCGGTGGAGACGGCGACGGTGACGCTCCGAGACCACATGCACGAATCGGAGATAACCGAGGGCGTCAACGCGCGCGCCTCGTTCGGGTCGACGTTCCCGGACGCCGACGGCGACGTCGCCGGCATCCGCGCCTCTCTCGACGACAAGGCGCGCGTCGGCCGGCAGTTCGAGGCGATGAACGCCCTCCTCGACGCCGGCCTCGACGAGCGACAGATCGTCGCGCTCCGACGCGAGGACCTCTCGCTCGACGACGGCGCGGTGTTCGTCCGCGACGGCTCGGTCGGCGTCTCCGTCGAACGGGAACCGCTCGCGGAGTACGTCGAGAAGGTCGAAGCCACGGGACTGGTCGAGACGGGCGAAGACGTGCTGTTCCGGACGCCCGACGGGGACCCCATCTCCCCCGACCGATTCGACCTCGTCCACAAGCGGAGCCGACTCGCGAACGTCAACATGACCGGACAGGGAAACATCTGCGACGCGCTCAACGAAGCGCGGTTCGACCCCGACCGGCCCGAGACGTACGGCCCGCACGCCGAGGAGTCGTGA
- a CDS encoding 4-carboxy-4-hydroxy-2-oxoadipate aldolase/oxaloacetate decarboxylase, with the protein MHTVEHDVDRPDSDVVAAFKDVPSTIVSDVTGNVGLTMDSGLRPAYDGVEMAGTAVTVNASPGDNLIIHKAITMAEPGDVLVIDCNGYTETGHIGELMCTSCQANDLAGIIIDGAYRDSREIAEMEFPMYGRGVNPQGPLKQDPGSINVTVSCGGVSVDPGDIVVGDDDGVAVIPSEGAEDVLERSREKLDSEDSVREEVLSGEYLYERNGYDELFDDLTIVGPEDSVQ; encoded by the coding sequence ATGCACACGGTAGAGCATGACGTAGACCGACCGGACAGCGACGTCGTCGCGGCGTTCAAGGATGTGCCGAGCACTATCGTTTCGGACGTCACCGGAAACGTCGGGCTGACGATGGACTCGGGGCTCCGACCGGCGTACGACGGCGTCGAGATGGCCGGGACAGCGGTCACCGTCAACGCGTCGCCCGGAGACAACCTGATCATCCACAAGGCCATCACGATGGCCGAACCCGGCGACGTCCTTGTCATCGACTGCAACGGCTACACCGAGACGGGCCACATCGGCGAACTGATGTGCACGTCGTGTCAGGCGAACGACCTCGCTGGCATCATCATCGACGGCGCGTACCGGGACAGCCGGGAGATAGCGGAGATGGAGTTCCCGATGTACGGCCGGGGGGTCAACCCGCAGGGACCGCTCAAACAGGACCCCGGGTCGATAAACGTCACCGTCTCCTGCGGCGGGGTGAGCGTCGACCCCGGCGACATCGTCGTCGGCGACGACGACGGCGTGGCCGTGATTCCGAGCGAGGGGGCCGAGGACGTGCTGGAGCGCTCCCGCGAGAAGCTCGATTCGGAGGACTCCGTCCGCGAAGAGGTGCTGAGCGGGGAGTATCTCTACGAGCGCAACGGCTACGACGAACTGTTCGACGACCTCACCATCGTCGGACCGGAAGACTCGGTTCAGTGA
- a CDS encoding type I 3-dehydroquinate dehydratase, whose protein sequence is MADLIEFRMDKAEDPIEQLEAYDGELPIIATNRARWFGGKANDTGRLDDLFSASRFDSVVFVDIEFETIRSKKWLASEFRENDVSLIVSHHDFDETPERAVLDAIIEECAAYGDIAKVATFPQDQSDTLTLLEAVHAATQKGIDVAGISMGEIGSHTRVIGHLYGSKLGYAPLLADDVDYAPGQIPLEKLASLIELTKNNSVDDEVMDALRSEVSVPKEIPLSD, encoded by the coding sequence ATCGCCGACCTCATCGAGTTTCGGATGGACAAAGCGGAGGACCCGATCGAACAACTGGAGGCGTACGACGGCGAACTGCCGATCATCGCGACGAACCGGGCGCGGTGGTTCGGCGGAAAGGCGAACGACACGGGACGACTCGACGACCTCTTCTCCGCGTCGCGGTTCGACTCGGTCGTGTTCGTCGACATCGAGTTCGAGACGATTCGCTCGAAGAAGTGGCTGGCCTCCGAGTTCCGCGAGAACGACGTCAGTCTCATCGTCTCCCACCACGACTTCGACGAGACGCCCGAACGGGCGGTGCTCGACGCCATCATCGAAGAGTGTGCGGCGTACGGCGACATCGCCAAGGTAGCGACGTTCCCGCAGGACCAGTCGGACACGCTCACGCTCCTCGAAGCCGTCCACGCCGCCACCCAGAAGGGAATCGACGTCGCGGGCATCTCGATGGGCGAAATCGGGAGCCACACCCGTGTCATCGGTCACCTCTACGGCTCCAAACTCGGGTACGCGCCGCTCTTGGCGGACGACGTCGACTACGCGCCGGGCCAGATTCCGCTCGAAAAGCTCGCGTCGCTCATCGAACTCACGAAGAACAACAGCGTCGACGACGAGGTGATGGACGCGCTCCGGAGCGAAGTGTCCGTGCCGAAAGAGATTCCGCTGTCAGATTAG